A stretch of Arthrobacter sunyaminii DNA encodes these proteins:
- a CDS encoding glycerate kinase, giving the protein MVMTIPQRILVAPSGFKESLDAVEVAAAISAGIRRAIPGVSITSLPMADGGEGTAAALACATAGRIVHTAVTGPVGQPVDSHFAVLGGPGLPTAVVEMAAAAGLALVPSSLRDPGRTTTRGVGELILAALDLGMKRIVVGCGDSGTSDGGAGALRALGARILDSSGSEVPEGGAALTHAVSVDFSGLDPRLTGCSLELALNPYNVLCGPQGVARVFGPQKGATPQQVEELSHGLEHWARLLAGASGMTEDSLRYGAGTGASGGLGAGLAAIGGKLVPRFELLLDSGLAGIDLDAAIATADLVVTAEGAIDFQTPRGKVPAEVARRAQRAGVPVLAFAGSIGKDAAVVHAAGIDAIAGIIPIPMGLDQAVAEGAVLLQEAAERTFRVLLLGSAISSRVAAAAA; this is encoded by the coding sequence ATGGTCATGACCATTCCGCAGCGAATTCTGGTTGCTCCCTCAGGTTTCAAGGAAAGCCTCGACGCTGTGGAGGTCGCTGCTGCCATCTCGGCCGGCATCAGGCGTGCCATCCCGGGTGTCAGTATCACCTCGCTCCCCATGGCCGACGGCGGTGAAGGGACGGCGGCGGCGCTCGCCTGTGCGACGGCGGGCCGGATCGTCCATACGGCGGTCACGGGTCCAGTCGGGCAGCCGGTGGATTCCCACTTTGCCGTCCTTGGCGGGCCCGGGTTGCCCACCGCCGTCGTCGAGATGGCCGCGGCGGCAGGGCTGGCACTGGTGCCTTCGTCACTGCGCGATCCGGGCCGGACCACCACCAGGGGAGTCGGGGAACTCATTCTGGCTGCCCTGGACCTGGGCATGAAGAGGATTGTGGTGGGCTGCGGTGATTCCGGCACCTCCGACGGCGGGGCCGGGGCCCTCCGGGCGCTGGGGGCAAGGATTCTCGACTCGTCGGGGTCTGAGGTCCCCGAAGGTGGGGCAGCGCTGACGCATGCTGTGAGTGTCGATTTCTCCGGCCTGGATCCCCGGCTCACCGGGTGCAGTCTGGAACTGGCCCTGAATCCCTACAATGTGCTGTGCGGTCCGCAGGGGGTGGCGAGAGTGTTCGGCCCGCAGAAGGGGGCAACACCGCAGCAGGTTGAGGAGCTGTCCCACGGTTTGGAGCACTGGGCCCGGCTGTTGGCCGGCGCCTCCGGGATGACCGAAGATTCGCTGCGTTACGGTGCGGGAACAGGCGCCTCCGGCGGGCTGGGAGCCGGACTTGCGGCGATCGGAGGAAAGCTGGTGCCCCGGTTTGAGCTTCTGCTCGATTCCGGTCTGGCGGGCATCGACCTGGATGCGGCAATCGCTACGGCTGATCTGGTGGTCACGGCCGAGGGTGCCATTGATTTCCAAACGCCCCGCGGCAAGGTTCCGGCGGAAGTGGCCCGCCGTGCCCAGCGGGCCGGTGTGCCGGTGCTGGCGTTTGCGGGGTCGATCGGCAAGGATGCGGCCGTTGTCCATGCCGCCGGAATCGACGCCATTGCGGGAATCATTCCCATTCCCATGGGACTGGACCAGGCGGTGGCGGAGGGGGCCGTCCTGCTCCAGGAAGCTGCGGAACGCACGTTCCGGGTGTTGCTGCTGGGTTCGGCCATTTCATCCCGGGTGGCCGCCGCAGCGGCATAG
- a CDS encoding maleylpyruvate isomerase family mycothiol-dependent enzyme, which yields MVKALPFRTSSGAGSRIWPVVHEERRALISDLEQLQPSLWQTPSLCPDWSVHDVLAHLVDTAKTNRLGFVGSLIAARFDFDRANALGVARECAEDPVRTLDRLKSVQARKTGPPVPLATRLVEAFIHGEDIRRPVGIHRTYPPAHVVTALKYQLKTSVKTGGGKERAKGWRLVATDEGFSHGSGPEVRGPAIVLLLAVSGRPVLPHELAGPGAASFIRGTEETP from the coding sequence ATGGTGAAAGCTCTTCCCTTCAGGACATCATCAGGGGCTGGTTCCCGCATCTGGCCTGTGGTGCACGAGGAACGCCGCGCTTTGATTTCTGATCTGGAGCAGTTGCAGCCCTCACTGTGGCAGACTCCGTCCCTCTGCCCGGACTGGAGTGTGCACGACGTGCTTGCTCATCTTGTCGATACGGCGAAAACCAACCGATTAGGCTTTGTCGGCAGCCTCATCGCTGCCCGCTTCGATTTTGACCGCGCCAACGCCCTGGGTGTCGCCCGGGAATGTGCGGAAGACCCCGTCCGCACATTGGACAGGTTGAAGTCAGTCCAAGCCAGAAAAACCGGACCGCCGGTTCCCCTCGCCACTCGACTGGTTGAAGCGTTTATCCACGGCGAGGATATCCGGCGCCCCGTGGGGATTCACCGAACGTATCCCCCTGCCCATGTTGTCACTGCGCTGAAGTACCAACTGAAAACAAGCGTCAAAACCGGAGGCGGCAAGGAACGTGCCAAAGGCTGGCGGCTGGTGGCAACGGATGAAGGGTTTAGTCATGGGTCCGGCCCGGAGGTGCGTGGTCCGGCCATCGTGTTGCTGCTTGCAGTGTCCGGACGTCCCGTGCTCCCCCACGAATTGGCCGGTCCAGGGGCCGCGTCCTTCATCCGCGGCACGGAGGAGACCCCGTAA
- a CDS encoding WecB/TagA/CpsF family glycosyltransferase encodes MDIDDVVRQIASTAEGDAVVSNTGPLAVISANLDHIAHFGTDGRWFDTLGDRLCTDDSGNAQWLTLLDGAPLVAEANRLTGRSWPRLAGSDLIGPLLDEAEARGTVVGFLGGTRLIQRLLSRNLTRTRPALIVGGLWSPDRSALTDPEVCRDLAESIKAAQVQLLVVGLGKPRQELWIAEYGPLTGANVLLAFGAVVDFLAGSIGRAPHWASARGLEWVWRLALEPRRLARRYLIDDPPSYFHMRRNSSLSSAADGSIQREGHRETVHFSDEGTPDGSFVAIGDPADVVVCIVTYNSSALLDPLVAGLRGEARNLRLRVVVAENDSSDGTLEALSKYPDIIVVPTGGNLGYAAGINAARRFADRDEAILVLNPDVRVEPGAIRSMYRRLVRSGAGIVVPQLLESDGSVYPSLRREPTILNALGDAILGRRLPNRPWWLSGTDYDPESYRHPHRFQWATGAALLVRADLAEQLGDWDEQFFLYSEEVDYFRRARAAGAGLWFEPTARVTHWRGGSGVSPELNALMAVNRIRYARKYHSKPYASGYHAVVVLSEALRWAKSDRRGVLRTVLDDCTWDALPGPTASANAAQVLERFPRGAVIIPAHNEAAVIGRTLAPLASLAASGRIELIVACNGCTDSTADTAADFDGITVIEVEEASKTAALNTADAHASLWPRVYLDADITISPAALGMMLDRLERGDVLAARPAFRYNSSGASFMVRSYYRARRRLPSTKQALWGAGVYGLTEAGHARFGQFPSVTADDLLVERALAGVQKVIVNTPPVSVQTPRTPESLMSILTRNYRGNAELDSNGPGEVVRKAHTRQTLRELLASIRGPATAFDAIVYAYFTLRARSKASQRPVRGEAEAWERDESSRHQ; translated from the coding sequence TTGGACATCGACGATGTTGTTCGACAGATCGCCTCCACAGCGGAGGGCGACGCCGTGGTGTCGAACACCGGTCCGTTGGCCGTCATCTCGGCGAACTTGGATCACATCGCGCACTTCGGCACCGACGGGCGCTGGTTTGACACTCTCGGCGACCGCCTCTGCACTGATGACTCCGGCAACGCACAGTGGCTGACATTATTGGACGGAGCCCCGCTGGTCGCCGAAGCAAACCGGCTGACTGGCCGTTCGTGGCCTCGGCTCGCGGGCAGCGATTTGATCGGGCCGCTCCTCGATGAGGCTGAAGCTCGAGGGACGGTCGTTGGGTTCCTGGGCGGGACACGTCTGATTCAGCGGCTCCTCTCCAGAAATCTCACACGAACCAGGCCTGCTTTGATTGTCGGAGGGCTGTGGTCGCCTGATCGTTCAGCTCTTACCGATCCCGAGGTGTGCCGTGATCTCGCGGAATCTATCAAAGCTGCGCAGGTGCAACTATTGGTTGTCGGTTTGGGTAAACCCCGGCAGGAATTATGGATCGCCGAGTACGGCCCGCTAACAGGTGCGAATGTTCTCCTCGCTTTCGGGGCAGTTGTGGACTTTCTCGCAGGAAGTATCGGACGTGCCCCTCACTGGGCTAGTGCCAGAGGTTTGGAGTGGGTCTGGCGGCTGGCACTGGAACCGCGCCGATTGGCCCGGAGGTACTTGATTGACGATCCTCCCAGCTACTTCCATATGCGCCGGAATAGCTCGCTTTCCTCCGCCGCGGATGGATCGATTCAACGCGAAGGTCATCGTGAAACCGTTCATTTCAGTGACGAGGGGACTCCGGATGGTTCGTTCGTTGCTATAGGAGATCCGGCAGACGTTGTGGTCTGCATTGTGACGTACAACAGCAGTGCGTTGTTGGACCCTCTTGTCGCCGGTCTGCGAGGTGAAGCCCGGAACCTTCGGCTCCGCGTCGTGGTCGCGGAGAACGATTCGTCGGATGGAACACTTGAAGCGCTTTCGAAGTACCCCGATATTATAGTTGTTCCGACAGGCGGAAATCTGGGCTATGCAGCGGGCATCAACGCTGCCCGGCGCTTTGCCGACCGTGACGAAGCGATTCTCGTGCTAAATCCAGACGTGAGAGTTGAACCCGGCGCAATCAGAAGCATGTACCGACGATTGGTTCGAAGCGGTGCGGGCATCGTCGTTCCTCAACTACTGGAAAGTGACGGATCCGTTTATCCGTCGCTCCGTCGCGAGCCGACCATTCTCAATGCTCTCGGAGATGCGATTCTTGGTCGCCGCTTACCGAATCGACCGTGGTGGTTATCCGGCACGGATTATGACCCTGAAAGCTATCGGCATCCGCACCGTTTCCAGTGGGCCACCGGGGCTGCGCTGCTTGTCCGCGCCGATCTCGCCGAACAGCTCGGTGACTGGGATGAGCAGTTCTTCCTCTACTCGGAAGAAGTTGATTATTTCCGGAGAGCACGGGCAGCAGGTGCTGGCCTCTGGTTCGAGCCAACAGCCAGGGTGACGCATTGGCGCGGCGGCTCCGGGGTCTCACCCGAGTTGAATGCACTCATGGCGGTCAACCGCATCCGGTACGCCCGGAAGTATCACTCGAAACCCTATGCGTCCGGCTACCACGCGGTGGTGGTGCTCTCTGAAGCTCTGCGTTGGGCGAAATCCGACCGCCGGGGCGTTCTGCGGACCGTCCTCGATGACTGTACCTGGGATGCGCTTCCCGGACCGACAGCTTCTGCCAATGCCGCACAGGTCCTCGAGCGCTTTCCCCGTGGCGCGGTCATCATCCCCGCTCATAATGAAGCGGCCGTCATCGGGCGGACGCTGGCACCTTTGGCGTCCCTGGCAGCTTCCGGGCGCATCGAACTCATCGTTGCCTGTAATGGATGCACGGATTCGACGGCTGATACCGCGGCAGACTTTGACGGCATCACGGTTATCGAGGTGGAGGAGGCTTCCAAGACCGCAGCTTTGAACACCGCGGATGCCCACGCATCCTTATGGCCGAGGGTGTATCTCGATGCGGACATCACAATCTCCCCTGCAGCACTGGGTATGATGCTCGACAGACTCGAACGCGGAGACGTACTAGCAGCCCGGCCTGCGTTCCGTTACAACTCCTCGGGCGCCTCATTCATGGTCCGGTCCTACTATCGTGCACGCCGCAGGCTGCCGTCGACGAAACAAGCCCTGTGGGGCGCCGGCGTTTACGGGCTGACCGAAGCTGGCCATGCCCGTTTTGGTCAATTCCCGTCAGTCACCGCTGATGACCTTCTCGTCGAAAGGGCCCTCGCCGGAGTACAGAAGGTGATTGTTAATACCCCCCCGGTGAGCGTGCAGACTCCACGAACTCCGGAATCGCTAATGAGTATCTTGACCAGGAACTACCGGGGAAACGCCGAACTGGATAGTAACGGTCCTGGTGAGGTGGTGAGAAAGGCTCACACCCGTCAGACTCTGCGTGAGCTATTAGCTTCCATTCGCGGGCCAGCCACCGCTTTTGATGCCATTGTGTATGCCTACTTCACACTCCGCGCGCGCAGCAAAGCATCACAGCGCCCTGTGCGGGGGGAGGCGGAGGCATGGGAACGGGACGAGAGCAGCAGGCACCAGTAG
- a CDS encoding response regulator transcription factor, translating into MSRVLIAEDDRRIADFIEKGLRAANYTCITVDDGASALLLARSGGFGMIILDIGLPTLSGFEVLERLRSEGSKTPVIVLTASDSVADTVYGLESGANDYMTKPFQFAELLARVRLRLHDDTDAAPVSTLTHGDMVLDMRSRRVRVGECTADLTAREFSLLDVFLRHPGQVLSREQLISHAWDMDFDPASNVVDVYVRALRAKIGTGRLETVRGAGYRLT; encoded by the coding sequence ATGAGCAGGGTTTTGATCGCTGAGGACGACCGGCGGATAGCAGATTTCATTGAAAAGGGTTTGCGGGCGGCAAACTACACCTGCATCACCGTGGACGATGGTGCCAGCGCGCTCCTGCTGGCACGGTCGGGCGGGTTCGGCATGATCATCCTGGACATCGGTCTCCCCACACTGAGCGGATTCGAAGTGCTGGAACGGCTCCGCAGCGAGGGGTCCAAAACTCCGGTCATCGTCCTGACGGCGAGCGATTCGGTGGCTGACACGGTGTACGGGCTGGAGAGCGGCGCCAACGATTACATGACCAAACCGTTCCAGTTCGCGGAGCTGCTGGCCCGGGTCCGTCTGCGCCTTCATGACGACACAGATGCCGCGCCGGTATCAACACTCACCCACGGGGACATGGTGCTCGACATGCGGAGCAGGCGGGTGCGCGTCGGGGAGTGCACCGCAGACCTGACGGCCCGCGAGTTCTCCCTGCTGGATGTCTTCCTGCGCCATCCCGGACAGGTCCTGAGTCGGGAACAGCTGATCTCGCACGCATGGGATATGGACTTCGATCCGGCGTCAAACGTGGTGGATGTCTACGTGCGCGCATTGCGGGCCAAGATCGGGACAGGCAGGCTGGAAACTGTCCGCGGCGCGGGATACCGGCTGACATGA
- a CDS encoding transcriptional regulator yields MSDGFSEIIHVPTRLRICSILAEVGEAEFGVLRDALSLSDSVLSKHVKVLEHAGFTKVRKGSVNGRTRTWVSLTKPGQSAFKAHVLELRKLAAAGDRLDP; encoded by the coding sequence ATGAGCGACGGCTTCAGCGAAATCATCCACGTTCCGACCCGGCTGAGGATCTGCTCGATTCTTGCCGAGGTGGGTGAAGCTGAGTTCGGGGTGCTTCGAGACGCGCTGTCCCTGAGCGACTCAGTGTTGAGCAAACACGTTAAAGTCCTTGAGCATGCCGGCTTCACCAAGGTGCGCAAGGGCTCCGTCAATGGACGCACCCGAACCTGGGTGTCCTTGACCAAGCCGGGCCAAAGCGCCTTCAAGGCCCATGTCCTTGAACTCCGCAAGCTCGCCGCTGCCGGGGACCGGCTCGATCCATAA
- a CDS encoding cytidine deaminase family protein has protein sequence MNENPNQRPGTLPVIEQALTELARTTIDEATDAGPGEDGIHTMGAAVRSADGRMFAGVNLYHFTGGPCAELVALGAARAAGATDLTHIVAVGNHGRGVKSPCGRDRQILADYYPGIEVIMPTAAGPVCIAARELLPLGFDTSGEHS, from the coding sequence GTGAATGAAAACCCAAACCAAAGACCCGGCACCCTTCCGGTCATCGAACAGGCACTTACTGAGCTGGCCCGCACGACTATTGATGAAGCTACCGACGCAGGCCCAGGCGAAGACGGCATTCACACCATGGGCGCAGCAGTCCGGTCCGCCGACGGCCGCATGTTCGCTGGAGTCAACCTCTACCATTTCACCGGTGGTCCGTGCGCCGAACTCGTTGCACTCGGGGCGGCAAGGGCCGCCGGCGCCACCGACCTGACCCACATTGTTGCGGTGGGTAATCACGGACGGGGAGTCAAAAGTCCGTGCGGCCGGGACCGGCAGATCCTCGCCGACTACTATCCGGGCATCGAGGTGATTATGCCAACGGCGGCGGGACCGGTGTGCATCGCTGCCCGCGAGCTGCTGCCCCTGGGCTTCGACACCAGCGGTGAGCACAGCTGA
- a CDS encoding MFS transporter, with the protein MSLGRGFRVLWSANAASNLADGLAFVSMPLLAASLTDDPRWVAGLATVYALVRLLVALPIGVWVDRTDRPTLLAFANILRGCTVLAFALCLQFGAGSLLLLYIVFALIGTLESAADNASMSLVPALVRDRDLDRANGRISATQIIADEFAGPPLGGLLFALAAAVPIFAMGGLWTAAGFLALALPKRLTGAAIAGVTEPKSGRATLWAEAAAGARWLGGNRVVGALALIGALASVGYMLPFSILVLFAQQQLDVDSAGYGVILAASAFGGLAGSFAAPRIRSKIGYRWTIAASLLTGAVSLLALSATNNGVVAALLLAAYILHPSCRHLGNLRNIASPAPGAG; encoded by the coding sequence ATGTCTCTTGGCCGCGGATTCAGGGTTCTTTGGAGCGCCAACGCTGCATCGAACCTTGCAGACGGGCTGGCGTTTGTTTCCATGCCGCTGCTGGCGGCATCCCTGACGGATGACCCGCGGTGGGTGGCCGGTCTCGCAACGGTTTACGCCCTGGTGCGCCTGCTCGTGGCGCTGCCCATTGGTGTCTGGGTTGACCGAACGGATCGGCCCACGCTTCTCGCGTTCGCCAATATTCTGCGTGGCTGCACTGTCCTGGCGTTCGCACTGTGCCTCCAGTTCGGAGCAGGCAGCCTGCTTCTGCTGTACATAGTGTTTGCGCTCATCGGAACTCTGGAAAGCGCCGCCGACAACGCCTCAATGTCACTCGTTCCCGCCCTCGTTCGTGACCGAGACCTGGACCGGGCAAACGGCCGCATCTCAGCAACCCAGATTATTGCCGACGAATTCGCCGGCCCGCCGCTCGGGGGACTTCTCTTCGCTCTCGCGGCGGCGGTTCCGATCTTCGCCATGGGCGGGCTCTGGACAGCAGCCGGTTTCCTGGCCCTGGCGCTGCCCAAGCGGCTCACGGGTGCAGCCATCGCAGGGGTCACCGAGCCGAAGTCCGGACGCGCAACGCTGTGGGCAGAGGCAGCAGCCGGTGCCCGCTGGTTGGGCGGAAACCGGGTGGTCGGCGCCTTGGCGCTCATCGGTGCACTGGCCAGCGTGGGCTATATGCTGCCCTTCTCGATTCTGGTGCTCTTCGCGCAGCAGCAACTCGACGTCGATTCCGCCGGGTATGGCGTCATCCTCGCGGCCTCCGCCTTCGGCGGGTTGGCCGGATCCTTTGCAGCACCCCGGATCCGTTCAAAGATCGGATACCGGTGGACTATCGCCGCCAGTCTCCTAACGGGTGCTGTCTCCCTTCTCGCCCTGTCGGCCACCAACAACGGCGTGGTGGCGGCACTCCTGCTGGCGGCCTACATCCTACATCCTTCATGCCGTCATCTGGGGAATCTGCGCAACATCGCTTCGCCAGCGCCTGGTGCCGGATGA
- a CDS encoding sensor histidine kinase, whose amino-acid sequence MTMIKADQVRASIPAPPERRPLGSCAEPRAGSRVPARWRIAGWILLITALTLLAVLLTMKSLLLNGTRAQVHQDITQELQEFRAFAAEGVDPTTAAPFTSIEKMLEVFLSRQAAARGEVIVGSIGQRVLYTPVGALSSPTGGHNLPEDEKLMDGIRSGNAASGIAQTSAGEMQWARLPVVSGSETGHLIVGVYMAPREEEVADTVLTIFFVSLGGLVVTAAMAWLVAGQILSPVREVRRVAEDISETDLTARVPVRGNDDISALAVTFNTMLDRLESAYLTQRAFVDDASHELRTPITVIRGHLELMEDNEADRGRTLALVDSELARMGRIVSDLLLLAKVDRPGFAQPRATDTAALLLDIEAKAQILGARGWPILEIAEGRITVDAQRITQAVLQLATNACQYSPEGSTVSLGSRFEGEGSGRRFTIWVSDQGLGVDEQEASRIFGRFHRGQAANGTAGARPGAGLGLAIVRGIAEAHNGTVWVRSRPGYGATFGMTVPSPEPPCDLIESSADSAQRHDGAAEGPTNHAKDENR is encoded by the coding sequence ATGACCATGATCAAAGCGGATCAGGTCCGCGCTTCCATTCCGGCTCCTCCTGAACGGCGTCCCCTGGGCAGCTGTGCTGAGCCGAGGGCCGGCTCCAGGGTTCCCGCCCGCTGGCGGATCGCCGGCTGGATTCTCCTGATCACGGCCCTGACCCTGCTGGCGGTCCTGCTGACCATGAAATCGTTGCTCCTGAACGGCACCCGTGCGCAGGTTCACCAGGACATCACCCAGGAGTTGCAGGAATTCCGTGCCTTCGCCGCCGAAGGCGTCGACCCCACCACCGCCGCTCCATTCACCTCCATCGAAAAAATGCTGGAAGTCTTCCTCAGCCGACAGGCGGCAGCCCGGGGTGAAGTCATCGTGGGGAGCATCGGACAACGAGTTCTGTATACGCCGGTTGGGGCGCTTAGCTCGCCCACCGGCGGCCACAACCTCCCCGAAGATGAAAAGCTGATGGACGGCATCCGCTCCGGCAATGCTGCTTCGGGCATAGCCCAAACCAGTGCGGGGGAGATGCAGTGGGCCCGGCTCCCGGTCGTCTCCGGGAGCGAGACCGGCCACCTGATCGTCGGCGTCTACATGGCACCGCGGGAGGAAGAGGTCGCCGACACCGTCCTGACCATCTTCTTCGTTTCACTGGGCGGGTTGGTGGTGACCGCGGCCATGGCGTGGCTCGTCGCCGGACAGATCCTCTCGCCCGTCCGTGAAGTACGCCGGGTCGCTGAGGACATTTCGGAAACCGACCTCACGGCGAGAGTGCCGGTGCGCGGAAACGACGACATTTCCGCCCTGGCGGTGACCTTCAATACCATGCTGGACCGGCTGGAATCGGCCTACCTGACGCAGCGTGCGTTCGTGGATGACGCCTCGCATGAGCTCCGCACTCCCATCACCGTGATCCGTGGCCATTTGGAACTGATGGAGGACAACGAAGCGGACCGAGGCCGGACCCTGGCCCTGGTTGACAGTGAGCTGGCGAGGATGGGCCGGATCGTTTCGGACCTTTTGCTGCTGGCCAAGGTGGACCGCCCCGGTTTTGCCCAGCCGCGGGCAACTGACACTGCGGCACTGCTGCTGGATATTGAAGCCAAGGCTCAAATTCTGGGTGCAAGGGGCTGGCCGATCCTGGAGATTGCCGAGGGGCGGATCACTGTGGATGCGCAGCGCATCACCCAGGCGGTGCTGCAGCTTGCCACCAATGCCTGCCAGTATTCACCTGAGGGAAGCACCGTCAGCCTGGGTTCGCGGTTCGAGGGAGAAGGGTCCGGACGGCGGTTCACCATATGGGTATCGGACCAGGGACTCGGGGTGGACGAGCAGGAAGCATCCCGAATTTTTGGCAGGTTCCACCGCGGTCAGGCAGCGAACGGAACGGCGGGGGCACGGCCGGGGGCCGGTCTTGGCCTGGCCATCGTGCGCGGCATCGCTGAAGCCCACAACGGCACGGTCTGGGTCCGCAGCAGACCCGGGTACGGCGCAACCTTCGGCATGACAGTTCCCTCCCCGGAACCTCCCTGTGACCTGATCGAATCCAGTGCAGACAGCGCACAGCGTCACGACGGCGCTGCCGAGGGCCCGACCAACCACGCAAAGGACGAGAACCGATGA
- a CDS encoding SLC13 family permease has translation MSEIYYSTADHDADRRPAAAATGRRFPGTLRLAGTVVLVLALGLMAALVVNAVNGWGLGGPAAVTLCIFIAAVWFWIFSPVEDTYVALGAAVALVISGVLPSESLFAALGEDTVWLLMAAFVIASAVASTGLAGRGAAFIISGARSVRQLAHLSCLGLIVTAFAIPATSGRAALVLPIFLTLRRVLQDRPTVVKMLAVLFPTVILLSAVSSFLGAGAHLITSQILQAAGYPGFGFASWLLLGLPLALAASFLATELVLRLFTDRSDRAEPLRINTARLQEDNPQRISGPLALAEQRCLLLLCTVVALWCTESIHGLDPALVALIGALVVCLPAYGATDLGTALKTVPWSMLIFMAATLALGSSLVSTGAADWLASLILGPVSFFGAAKPYVFVVVVVVASTAAHLVIQSRSARSAVLIPVIVASAGAMGVEPMAAAFASTAAAGFCHTLTSSAKPVAIFAETGGHVNYVPADLLRLSVWLAPLSAGLVLLFSLAVWPLLGLPIISLP, from the coding sequence ATGAGCGAAATCTACTACAGCACCGCAGACCATGACGCGGACCGTCGTCCGGCGGCCGCCGCCACCGGCAGGCGTTTCCCTGGCACTCTTAGGCTTGCCGGCACCGTTGTCCTCGTACTCGCACTCGGCTTGATGGCTGCCCTGGTGGTCAACGCAGTCAACGGCTGGGGGCTGGGCGGACCGGCGGCCGTCACGCTGTGCATCTTCATCGCGGCGGTATGGTTCTGGATTTTCTCGCCGGTGGAGGATACCTATGTGGCTCTGGGTGCCGCCGTCGCGCTGGTGATCAGCGGGGTGCTGCCTTCGGAGAGCCTTTTTGCCGCGCTGGGGGAGGACACGGTCTGGCTGCTCATGGCAGCCTTCGTTATCGCCAGCGCTGTGGCATCCACGGGCCTGGCCGGCAGGGGCGCGGCGTTCATAATTTCCGGCGCCCGATCAGTGCGCCAACTGGCCCATTTGTCCTGCCTGGGCCTGATCGTGACGGCCTTTGCCATTCCTGCCACATCGGGGCGGGCGGCCCTGGTCCTTCCGATCTTCCTCACGCTGCGGCGCGTGCTGCAGGACCGGCCGACCGTGGTGAAGATGCTGGCGGTGCTGTTTCCTACGGTCATCCTGCTGTCCGCCGTCAGCTCGTTCCTGGGCGCGGGCGCGCACCTGATCACCAGCCAGATTCTGCAAGCAGCCGGCTATCCCGGTTTTGGCTTCGCCTCCTGGCTGCTGCTTGGGCTGCCTCTGGCCTTGGCCGCATCGTTCCTTGCCACGGAACTGGTCCTCAGGCTCTTCACGGACCGGAGTGACCGTGCAGAACCGCTGCGCATCAATACCGCCCGGTTGCAGGAGGACAACCCGCAGCGCATCAGCGGACCTCTGGCACTTGCCGAGCAGCGTTGCCTGCTGCTGCTCTGCACCGTCGTTGCACTGTGGTGCACCGAATCGATTCACGGACTGGACCCGGCCCTGGTGGCGCTCATCGGGGCGCTGGTGGTCTGCCTGCCGGCCTACGGGGCAACCGATCTCGGAACGGCGCTCAAGACAGTGCCCTGGTCGATGCTGATCTTCATGGCGGCCACCCTGGCCCTGGGATCCAGCCTGGTGTCGACGGGCGCGGCAGACTGGCTGGCGTCCTTGATCCTCGGGCCGGTTTCCTTCTTCGGTGCGGCCAAACCTTATGTCTTCGTCGTGGTCGTTGTCGTGGCTTCAACAGCTGCCCATCTGGTCATTCAGTCTCGCTCGGCGCGCTCCGCCGTCCTCATCCCGGTCATTGTGGCGTCTGCTGGTGCGATGGGGGTGGAACCCATGGCGGCAGCCTTCGCGTCCACCGCGGCTGCAGGTTTCTGCCACACCTTGACCAGCTCGGCCAAACCCGTCGCGATCTTCGCCGAGACCGGCGGGCACGTGAACTACGTCCCTGCCGATCTGCTCCGGCTTTCCGTCTGGTTGGCACCGCTCAGTGCCGGGCTTGTGCTGCTGTTCAGCCTTGCGGTATGGCCCCTGCTGGGCCTGCCGATCATCTCCTTACCGTAA
- a CDS encoding DUF4287 domain-containing protein has protein sequence MSFQAYLDAVEDKTGLTPRQLLQLAKDKGLDAPEVKAGEILEWLKTDYGLGRGHGMAVVHIIKKGPDIDAKHVGTEGSHRDESDALWLDGKDNKPS, from the coding sequence ATGTCATTCCAGGCCTACCTCGACGCCGTTGAAGACAAAACCGGCCTTACGCCCCGCCAGCTTCTTCAGCTCGCAAAAGACAAAGGTCTTGACGCCCCGGAAGTGAAAGCCGGCGAGATCCTCGAATGGCTCAAAACGGACTACGGTCTCGGCCGAGGTCATGGCATGGCTGTGGTGCACATTATCAAAAAGGGTCCCGACATTGATGCCAAGCACGTGGGAACGGAAGGCTCCCACCGGGATGAATCCGACGCCCTGTGGCTGGACGGAAAAGACAACAAACCCTCCTGA